Within the Streptomyces sp. NBC_00353 genome, the region GCGCCGGTGAGGTGCTGGGGCTCGGTGACTCCGTTGTGCACCCACCGACGCCGGGTGTCAAACCAGGTGTACGTGCCACCTTTGCCGGTCCGGGGCCGTGATTCCGTGACGGGAACGTTGCCCTTGCCGGTCCTGGCGGCCGTCGGCGAACCGTCCGACCGCGGCTGCTCGCGGGTGGTTCCGTCACTCGACGTACAGGCGCTCACGCCCGTCGCCATGACGGCAGCGACCGCTACGGCTGCCGGTGTCCTCTTCCTGTTTCCGCCCCCGTGGTCACGTCTTCCGGTGAATTTCACCGGTGGTCACGGCCATGATCCCCGGGGCGGGATGGCTGCACTCGGGACTTGAGCAGCTTCAGAGGTGGGGCTCCGAAGCTGCGGGGCTCTGAGGTGCGGGCTAGGAGTTGGGGCTCCGGGGTGGGGGCTCTCAGAGGTGGGGGGATGGAGCGGCTACCCGGGTCAACAGGTGCTCATGACCTTGCCCGCCGGGACCGCGGCGGGCAAGAGACTTGAGCCAGTTCTGAGCTTCAGTTGAGGTTCTGACCTGCTACTTCTTACGATTCGCGGGGGAACCGGCCGCTTGCTGCTTCTTGAAACCGATGTCCTGGTAGTGGGGCACTCCGAAGCCGAAGGCGCCGACGTTCACGAGCTTCCTGCCGGTGGCCACCAGCTGCGGACGCTGATAGAGCGGAATCGACGCTGCGGCGGCCCAGATGCGGGCGTCGGCCTGCTTCATCAGATCCTGGGCGGCGCCTTCGTCGAGCTCGGAGAGTGCCTGGTCGAAGAGCTGGTCGATGTGGTCCGTACCGACGCGGGTGTAGTTCTGCTCGACGAGCAGCGAGCCGTCGGTGGCGGGCACGGGCTTGGCGAAGATCGGCCGGTCGTCGGTGGCCGGGTAGGCGGTGGCGGGCCAGGAGTACAGCGCCAGGTCGTAGGCGCCCGAGGCGACATGGTCCTTGAAGTAGCCGGCGTCCGCCACCTTGATGATCTCCGTGCGGATGCCGATCGAATCGAGCATGGCCGAAATCTTCTCCCCGACGGTCCGCAGAGACTCCGAGCCGGGACCGGACGGCAGGACGAAACGCAAGGTCAGCGGCTTGCCGTCCTTGCCCAGCGTGTCGCGGACGGAGTCGGCGGCCTTGGCCGGAGCCGCGGGGGCCGCGGTGCCCATGGGGGCATAGGCGCCGGCGGCACCTCCCGGCCCGCGGTTCTGTCCGGTGACCTTGCCGCGGGAGCTCTCGGCGGTGCTGGTGTCGGCGACGGCAACGGCGGACGTGAAGGCGTCGGCCTGGCGCAGCAGGGCGGCGCTCTGGACGGCGGCGGCCGGGGCGGGGGCGAGGACGTGGCCGGGGCTGGTGTCCTCGTCCTCGCGCGGCTTGTTGTCGTCGCCGGGCTTGTCGTCGCTCTTGTCGGCCTTCGTGGCCTTGTCGGCCGGCTCCGCCTTGCCGTGCTCGCCTCCCTTCACCTTCTCGCCCTTGCTGCCCGCCTTCGTACCGTCGGACTTCTTCTTCGTCGCGCCGCCCGGCGTCCAGCCGGCTTCGGCCAGCAGTGCCTGCGCCTTCTTGGTGTCCTGCTCGCCGAGTGCGCCGCTGTTGTCCTGGTATCCGGGCTGCCCGGCCAGCGCCAGGTGGCTGCCGAGCGGCGCGGCGGGCAGGCCGAGCGGCCCCAGTACGGTGTCGACGAGCTCCTGACGGTTGAGGGCACGGGCCACCGCGCGGCGTACCCGTTCGTCGGCGAGCGGCCCGGACTCACCGTTCAGCGCGAGCTGCGTGTAGGCGGGCTCCAACGACTTGCGTACGACATAGGCGCGCAGCCCGTCCTGCTCGGTGGCGTACACCTCCGCCGCTTTCCGGGTCTTCTCCCGACTCGCCCGGGCGGCCGCCGCGGCCTTCTCGTCGGAGCCGTGCGCCAGGGCCCAGGAGCGCAGTGCGGCGGCGGGGCCGATCTCGGAGCCCGGGCCGTGGGTGAGCGGCTGGCCGTTCTCCCCCTTGTCACGCGCCGCGGCCACGATCCGGTGCGCCGCCGCGGCGTCGATGTCGGCGATGTCGACCTTGCCGCCGACCAGTGCCTGGACCCGGTCCTGCGGCTTGACCGCCCGGAAGACCAGCGAGTCGAGCTTGGCCGGGCTGCCCCACCAGTGCGGGTTGCGGGTCAGGGTGACGGCGCCCGCGCTCTTGTTCACGCTGCGCAGCCGAAACGGTCCTGAGGTGGCCGCGAGGGTGGTGCGCGCCCGGTCGTTGAAGGCGGTCGGGGAGCTGGTGACCTGCTTCGGGTACAGCGGGGAGAAAAGGGAGCGCCAGTCCCCGTACGGCTTGGCGAAGGTGACCCGGACCTCCAGGTCGGTCTTGCCGCGCTCGATCCGCTCGATCCGGTCGTAGCCGGCGTTGCGGGCGGTCCAGAACGCCGAGTCCTTGCCGCTCAGCGCGCGCCACTGGGCGACGAAGTCGGGGGCCCCGATCTCCCGGCCGTCGCTCCAGACGGCCTGCTGGTTGAGCCGGTAGAGCACGACCTGCTTGGGTTCGCGCTCGATGACCTTCGCCGATTCCAGATAGTCGGAGTTCATGTGGGGGGTGCCCTTGGTGTCCAGCGGGAAGAGCGTCGGCAGCAGGGCCCCGGTGATGCGCGTGGTCGTGGCGTCGGCGTCCGCCTGGAAGGCATTGAAGGTGGTGGGCATCGCATCGATCGCCCAGTTGACCGTGCCTCCGTCGGCGACCAGATCCCGGCCGGCGGGGGCGACATCCTGCGGCACCACGATGGCGACGGTGGTCACTCTGTCCGAACTGGTGCACCCGGCCAGCGCGGGGATCGTGAGCACACCCGTCGCGAGGAGCGCGAGCGAGCGGCGCTTTCGGACTGTCCCGCGCGGGACGCCGACGTGGGACATGGCTGATACCTCCGGGGCCGGCCCGGCCCACCCGCAGACGGATGGGCCGGATTGTGCTTTTAGTGGCATTTGCAGTTGATCACACTGGTTCCGCTCATCCACTGAAGGTGCCCACGCGCGAGAGTCGGCGCCGACACGGCGCACCGGCCCCGAACCTCACCCGGGCGGCGGAGCGTCCGGTCAAGACGGAACGGCCCGCTCTCTTCCCAAAGGAGATGTGACGCGCGACACTCGCATGCGCATGAGCATTGCCACCCGCGACCGCGGAGGTGAGAGCAAGTCATGTCACTGCACGATGAGTTGACAGCTGTTCAGCACTGTCTCGACGACCTGGCCCGCACCGTCGGACGGCTGGAGCGGAGCCTTGCGCAGCTGCGCACGGCCGAAGCCGGTCCACGGCCGCCCGGCGCCGCCGGTGGCACCGACCCCGCCGACGGCGCCGTCACGGTCACCGACGTCATCACGATCACCGAGGCGCCGTACGACGCCACCCTGTGGACGGACTCGGACGACGAGGGTCTGGGCGTCCGCGGCAGGCACGCCCCCTAGGAGAGTTCCTTGGCCACCGGAACGGAACCAAGTGCGGAACCAGGTACGGATCCACCACAGCTGAAGGGGCCGGCCCGGCCCGGCGCACGCGCCCGGCCGTCCGGTGTGCACGGCGCCTCGCGGGCCGCCATCGCCGCCCGCCATCTGCGGACCGACCGCTGGTGGCTGGCGCCCGCGGTGACCGCGGGCGGGCTCCTCGCCTTCATCGTCTACTCGACGTGGCGGGCCTTCTCGAACGCGGACTACTACGCCGCCCCCTATGTGTCGCCGTTCTACTCGCCCTGCCTGGCGGAGAACTGCGCCCCTATGCGGCACGGCCCGAACTGGGAGATCTTCGGCAGCTGGTGGGGCCTCTCCCCCGCTCTGCTGATCCTGATCTTCCCGCTCGGCTTCCGGCTGACCTGCTACTACTACCGCAAGGCCTACTACCGGGGCTTCTGGGCCTCGCCCCCGGCCTGCGCGGTCGCCGAGCCGCACACGACGTACACCGGCGAGACCCGCTTCCCGCTGATCATGCAGAACATCCACCGGTACTTCTTCTACGCCGCACTGCCGGTCGCCGGGATCCTCACGTACGACACCGTGCTCTCCTTCCGCGACGAGCACTACGCCTGGGGCCACATGGGCCTCGGCTCCCTGATCTTCCTGGTCAACATCGTGCTGATCTGGGCGTACACCCTGTCCTGCCACTCCTGCCGGCACATCATCGGCGGCCGGCTGCGGCACTTCTCCAAGCACCCCGTGCGCTACCGGCTGTGGGGCTGGGTCGGCCGGCTCAACGCCCGGCACATGCTGCTGGCCTGGTCCTCCCTGATCAGCGTGGCGCTCGCCGACTTCTACGTGTATCTCGTCGCCTCCGGCGCCTTCGACGATCCGAGGTTTTTCTGAATGACAGAGCTCGAACGGCAGCAGTGGGACGTCGTCGTGGTCGGTGCCGGAGGCGCCGGACTGCGCGCCGCCATCGAGGCACGGGAGCGCGGCGCCCGTACTGCGGTGATCTGCAAATCGCTCTTCGGCAAGGCACACACCGTCATGGCGGAGGGCGGAATCGCCGCCTCCATGGGCAACGTGAACTCCGGGGACAACTGGCAGGTGCACTTCCGCGACACCATGCGCGGCGGGAAGTTCCTCAACCAGTGGCGGATGGCGGAGCTGCACGCCAAGGAGGCACCGGACCGGGTCTGGGAGCTGGAGACCTGGGGTGCGCTCTTCGACCGTACGCCGGACGGAAAGATCTCCCAGCGCAACTTCGGCGGCCATGAGTACCCGCGGCTCGCACACGTCGGGGACCGTACCGGCCTCGAACTGATCCGCACCCTCCAGCAGAAGATCGTCTCGCTGCAGCAGGAGGACTACCGCGAACACGGCGACTACGAAGCCCGGTTGAAGGTCTTCCAGGAGTGCACCGTCACCCGAGTGCTGAAGGACGGCGAGAGGGTCAGCGGTACCTTCTGCTACGAGCGGGAGTCCGGTCGCTTCTTCGTCCTCGAAGCCCCCGCGGTCGTCCTCGCCACCGGCGGCATCGGCAAGTCCTTCAAGGTGACGTCGAACTCCTGGGAGTACACCGGCGACGGCCACGCCCTCGCGCTGCTGGCGGGCGCACCCCTGCTGAACATGGAGTTCGTGCAGTTCCACCCGACCGGCATGGTCTGGCCCCCGTCGGTGAAGGGCATCCTCGTCACCGAGTCGGTGCGCGGCGACGGCGGCGTACTGCGCAACTCCGAGGGCAAGCGGTTCATGTTCGACTACGTCCCCGATGTGTTCAAGGAGAAGTACGCGCAGTCGGAGGAGGAGGGCGACCGCTGGTACGAGGACCCGGACCGCAACCGCCGCCCGCCCGAGCTGCTGCCGCGCGACGAGGTCGCCCGTGCCATCAACTCCGAGGTGAAGGCGGGCCGCGGCTCACCGCACGGTGGAGTGTTCCTGGATGTGTCGACCCGGATGCCCGCAGAGACGATCCGGCGGCGGCTGCCCTCGATGTACCACCAGTTCAAGGAGCTGGCGGATGTCGACATCACGGCGGAGGCGATGGAGGTCGGCCCGACCTGCCACTACGTGATGGGCGGGATCGCCGTCGACTCGGACACTGCGGCGGCCGTCGCCGTGCCCGGTCTGTTCGCCGCGGGCGAGGTCGCGGGCGGCATGCACGGCTCCAACCGGCTCGGCGGGAATTCCCTCTCCGACCTGCTGGTCTTCGGCCGGCGGGCCGGACTGCACGCCGCCGAGTACGCGGCCGGACTGTCCGCCGCCCCCGAGGTGGATGACGAGCAGATCGACGAGGCAGCGGCGGAGGCCCTGCGTCCGTTCAGCGCGGAGGGCCTGGAGGACGGGGCGACGGCAGAGAATCCGTACACCCTCCACCAGGAACTCCAGCAGACGATGAACGACCTGGTCGGCATCATCCGGCGGGCACCCGAGATGGAACAGGCCCTGGAGAAACTGGCCGCCCTGCGGGTACGGGCGCACCGCGCCGGAGTCGAGGGGCACCGGCAGTTCAACCCCGGCTGGCACCTCTCGCTGGACCTGCGGAACATGCTGCTGGTCAGCGAGTGCATCGCCCGGGCGGCCCTGGAGCGCACGGAGAGCCGCGGCGGTCACACCCGCGAGGACTGTCCGACGATGGAGCGCTCCTGGCGGCCGGCCAATCTGCTGTGCCGGCTGTCCGACGACGCCGTCATGAAACCGGGCGGCCAGATCGAACTCGTCCGGAGGACGACCGAACCCATCCGCCCGGATCTGCTCTCCCTCTTCGAGAAGGAGGAGCTGGTCAAGTACCTCGCCGAAGAGGAGCTGTACGAGTGAGCAGCTACGACGCACGGTTCAGGGTGTGGCGCGGGGACCCCGACGGCGGCGGCCTGGAGGACTTCACGGTCGAGGTGAACGACGGGGAGGTCGTCCTCGACATCATCCACCGGATCCAGGCCACCCAGGCGGGCGATCTGGCGGTGCGCTGGAACTGCAAGGCGGGCAAGTGCGGCTCGTGCAGCGCGGAGATCAACGGGCGGCCGCGGCTGATGTGCATGACCCGCATGTCGGTGTTCGGCCGGGAGGAGACGATCACCGTCACTCCGCTGCGGGCGTTCCCGGTGGTCCGCGATCTGGTGACGGACGTGACGTTCAACTACACCAAGGCGCGGGAAGTGCCCGCCTTCGTACCGCCGAAAGGCGTGAAGGCGGGCGACTACCGGATGCAGCAGGTCGATGTGGACCGCTCGCAGGAGTTCCGCAAGTGCATCGAGTGCTTCCTGTGCCAGGACACCTGCCATGTGGTCCGCGACCACGAGGAGAACAAGACGGCGTTCGCCGGACCGCGCTTCCTGATGCGGATCGCCGAACTGGACATGCACCCCCTGGACGCCGCTGCCGAGTCGGGACTCGACCGGAAGGCGACGGCACAGGAGGAACACGGGCTGGGCTACTGCAACATCACCAAGTGCTGTACGGAGGTGTGTCCCGAGCACATCAAGATCACGGACAATGCGCTGATCCCGCTGAAGGAGCGGGCGGTGGACCGCAAGTACGACCCGCTGGTCTGGCTGGGGAACAAGATCAGCCGACGCCGGGACGCTCCGTGACCGGGCTCGGGCCGAACCCGTCCGGCTCGACGGGGCTCAGCCCAGCAGCTTGACGATCGCCTCGGTGGTGTCCGTCTCGCCCAGCCGCGGGAAGATCTTCTCGATGCTGTTGTCGTGGGCGCCGCCGTCCATGTCGGTGACCGCGTCCGTGACGACGGTGACGTTGTAGCCGTGCTCGTTCGCGGCCCGGGCGGTGGACTCCACGCCGATGCTGGTCGCGATGCCCGTCAGCACGACCTGCGTGACACCGCGGCGGCGCAGCTGAAGGTCGAGGTCGGTGCCGTAGAAGGCGCCCCACTGCTGCTTGGTGACCACGATGTCGCCGTCGCGCGGGCCGAGCTCGGGGACGATGTCGGCCCAATCGGCAGCCGGCTGCCCGGAACGGGGGGCGCCCTCGGTGCGGCCGGGGGCGCCGCCGGTCACGCGGACCAGGACGACCGGGAGACCCTTGGCGCGGAACGCGTCGGCGAGGGTCGCGGAGTTCGCGACGATGTCGGCGGCGGGGTGGGCGGTGGGGAGGTCGACGATGCCCTTCTGAAGATCGACGACGACCAGGGCGGTCTTCTGGTCGAGGGTGGTGGCGGTCATGATGGCGCTCCTCCTGGGGGGGATGGGTGGTGCCTGTGGTGGTCAGGTGCGGGTGCGCAGGGCGCGGTCGGTGAGGGTCAGGACGATCAGCAGCAGGCCGAGTACGACGGAGACCACAGCCATGAGATGGAGCCCGCCGTCGCTCGCCGACCGACCGTAGGCAAGGGCGATCAGGCTGGACGCGGTGATCGCCCCGATGTACTGGGCGGTGCGCTGGAGTCCGGCGGCTGACCCGATGCTCTCGGGCGGCGCGTACGCCTGGACGGCGGCCTGGTTGCTCGTACCGATCAGCCCTTGCGGGATGCCGAAGCAGGCGCCGGCGAGCAGCAGCACGGCGAGCGGCGTGGAACCGGAGAGGAACACCAGCACCGCGGCCCCGACGGTGAGCAGCACACAGGCCAGTGCGAGCGGGCCGCGGATGCCCTTCGTCCGGGCTCCGAGCAGCGAACAGGCCAGTGCGGCGAGTGACATCGGCAGCATCAGCAGTCCGGTGTGGCCGGAGGAGTAGCCACGTACCTCCTCCAGCCACTGCGTATAGCCGTACATCACGCAGTAGATCAACAGGTAGCTCAGTCCGTGCCGCAGATACGTGCGGGCGAGCGCTGCGTTGCTCGCGAGCATCCGCAGGTCGATGAAGGGCCGCGGGCGGCGCAGCTGCCACCACACCAGCACACCGGTCAGCACGGCGAAGGGCGCGAGCAGCCACCACATCGGGTGGGCGAGATCGAGCAGGAAGAAGACCAGCACGGTCAGGGCGGTGGAGAAGAGGCCGATGCCGAGCGGATCCAGGTCGAGCCGGGGCGCACGACCGTCGGCTCCACGCGTGCGCGGCGGATCCGCCGGGATCCAGAGCAGCGCGAAACCGAACGCGATGAGGGCGACGGGCACATTGACGGCGAAGATGCCCCGCCAGCCGACGACCATGACGAGCAGCCCGCCGAGCGTGGGCCCGACGGCGGCGCTGCCGAGCGCGGCGAAGGAGAGCCGGGCCAGGACGGGACGTGGGGTGGCCCGGCCGACCCGCCGGGACTCGTCGCGCAGCACCGCCATGGCGGCCGGGTAGGCGGCCGACGTACCGATGCCGAGCAGCAGCCGGGATGCGATCAGCCAGCCGAAACTCGGCGCGAACGTCCCGACGAGGCCGGAGGCGATCACGACGACCAGACCGGCGAGGAAGACGCGGCGGGGGCCGAGGGCGTCGGCGAGCTTGCCGAGAACGGGCTGGGCGACGGCGCTGGC harbors:
- a CDS encoding ABC transporter family substrate-binding protein encodes the protein MSHVGVPRGTVRKRRSLALLATGVLTIPALAGCTSSDRVTTVAIVVPQDVAPAGRDLVADGGTVNWAIDAMPTTFNAFQADADATTTRITGALLPTLFPLDTKGTPHMNSDYLESAKVIEREPKQVVLYRLNQQAVWSDGREIGAPDFVAQWRALSGKDSAFWTARNAGYDRIERIERGKTDLEVRVTFAKPYGDWRSLFSPLYPKQVTSSPTAFNDRARTTLAATSGPFRLRSVNKSAGAVTLTRNPHWWGSPAKLDSLVFRAVKPQDRVQALVGGKVDIADIDAAAAHRIVAAARDKGENGQPLTHGPGSEIGPAAALRSWALAHGSDEKAAAAARASREKTRKAAEVYATEQDGLRAYVVRKSLEPAYTQLALNGESGPLADERVRRAVARALNRQELVDTVLGPLGLPAAPLGSHLALAGQPGYQDNSGALGEQDTKKAQALLAEAGWTPGGATKKKSDGTKAGSKGEKVKGGEHGKAEPADKATKADKSDDKPGDDNKPREDEDTSPGHVLAPAPAAAVQSAALLRQADAFTSAVAVADTSTAESSRGKVTGQNRGPGGAAGAYAPMGTAAPAAPAKAADSVRDTLGKDGKPLTLRFVLPSGPGSESLRTVGEKISAMLDSIGIRTEIIKVADAGYFKDHVASGAYDLALYSWPATAYPATDDRPIFAKPVPATDGSLLVEQNYTRVGTDHIDQLFDQALSELDEGAAQDLMKQADARIWAAAASIPLYQRPQLVATGRKLVNVGAFGFGVPHYQDIGFKKQQAAGSPANRKK
- a CDS encoding fumarate reductase/succinate dehydrogenase flavoprotein subunit — protein: MTELERQQWDVVVVGAGGAGLRAAIEARERGARTAVICKSLFGKAHTVMAEGGIAASMGNVNSGDNWQVHFRDTMRGGKFLNQWRMAELHAKEAPDRVWELETWGALFDRTPDGKISQRNFGGHEYPRLAHVGDRTGLELIRTLQQKIVSLQQEDYREHGDYEARLKVFQECTVTRVLKDGERVSGTFCYERESGRFFVLEAPAVVLATGGIGKSFKVTSNSWEYTGDGHALALLAGAPLLNMEFVQFHPTGMVWPPSVKGILVTESVRGDGGVLRNSEGKRFMFDYVPDVFKEKYAQSEEEGDRWYEDPDRNRRPPELLPRDEVARAINSEVKAGRGSPHGGVFLDVSTRMPAETIRRRLPSMYHQFKELADVDITAEAMEVGPTCHYVMGGIAVDSDTAAAVAVPGLFAAGEVAGGMHGSNRLGGNSLSDLLVFGRRAGLHAAEYAAGLSAAPEVDDEQIDEAAAEALRPFSAEGLEDGATAENPYTLHQELQQTMNDLVGIIRRAPEMEQALEKLAALRVRAHRAGVEGHRQFNPGWHLSLDLRNMLLVSECIARAALERTESRGGHTREDCPTMERSWRPANLLCRLSDDAVMKPGGQIELVRRTTEPIRPDLLSLFEKEELVKYLAEEELYE
- a CDS encoding succinate dehydrogenase/fumarate reductase iron-sulfur subunit, with amino-acid sequence MSSYDARFRVWRGDPDGGGLEDFTVEVNDGEVVLDIIHRIQATQAGDLAVRWNCKAGKCGSCSAEINGRPRLMCMTRMSVFGREETITVTPLRAFPVVRDLVTDVTFNYTKAREVPAFVPPKGVKAGDYRMQQVDVDRSQEFRKCIECFLCQDTCHVVRDHEENKTAFAGPRFLMRIAELDMHPLDAAAESGLDRKATAQEEHGLGYCNITKCCTEVCPEHIKITDNALIPLKERAVDRKYDPLVWLGNKISRRRDAP
- a CDS encoding isochorismatase family protein; this translates as MTATTLDQKTALVVVDLQKGIVDLPTAHPAADIVANSATLADAFRAKGLPVVLVRVTGGAPGRTEGAPRSGQPAADWADIVPELGPRDGDIVVTKQQWGAFYGTDLDLQLRRRGVTQVVLTGIATSIGVESTARAANEHGYNVTVVTDAVTDMDGGAHDNSIEKIFPRLGETDTTEAIVKLLG
- a CDS encoding MFS transporter → MPTPAAEAGAVKVEVEVTSDRPAPQATAAATSTGLGRLAATSSGRPAATCPGFSARLTAPLLLGSLLNPLNTTMISTALVAIAHTFGIGAADTAWLISVLYLASAVAQPVLGKLADALGPRRVFLAGLVVVIASGLVGTFAPSFGWLIASRLLLGIGTSAAYPAAMAVLRDESRRVGRATPRPVLARLSFAALGSAAVGPTLGGLLVMVVGWRGIFAVNVPVALIAFGFALLWIPADPPRTRGADGRAPRLDLDPLGIGLFSTALTVLVFFLLDLAHPMWWLLAPFAVLTGVLVWWQLRRPRPFIDLRMLASNAALARTYLRHGLSYLLIYCVMYGYTQWLEEVRGYSSGHTGLLMLPMSLAALACSLLGARTKGIRGPLALACVLLTVGAAVLVFLSGSTPLAVLLLAGACFGIPQGLIGTSNQAAVQAYAPPESIGSAAGLQRTAQYIGAITASSLIALAYGRSASDGGLHLMAVVSVVLGLLLIVLTLTDRALRTRT